From one Herpetosiphonaceae bacterium genomic stretch:
- a CDS encoding amidohydrolase family protein, producing the protein MTSSASISSSTDPLDLAAIPLLDHHAHAVRRDQSSVDPALVRRSFSESTDPVMDTHLATTIVYRRAIRDLAAFLGCEPTEAAVLAARSALPFADLMRRCFAAANIKTLLLDSGFQAALTLDLGEMAALSCVPVLHVLRLETYVEELIGQIHSLSQLEEALRLRIREARAHGTVALKSIAAYRGGLQVEPRSAVEAGATLSELRTLWEQTGAIRLTQRPLIEYLLYVALEEAAAIELPVQFHVAFGDDDADLRLANPLHLRPLLHDRRLRGAPIVLLHCYPYVREAGYLASLYANVYVDVSLSVPLTGAGSRARFAEALELAPTTKVLFATDAHSIPELFYIAALHGRHALAHCLSELIALDYLTSAEAEAIAQQILWQNASRLYGVAIE; encoded by the coding sequence ATGACGAGTTCAGCCAGCATTTCTTCAAGTACTGATCCGCTCGATCTGGCCGCGATTCCGCTGCTCGACCATCATGCCCACGCGGTTCGGCGCGACCAGTCATCCGTCGATCCGGCGCTCGTTCGGCGCTCATTCAGCGAAAGCACCGATCCGGTCATGGACACGCATCTGGCGACGACGATCGTCTACCGGCGGGCGATCCGCGATCTGGCTGCATTCTTGGGCTGTGAGCCAACAGAAGCAGCGGTGCTGGCTGCGCGGTCGGCGCTCCCCTTCGCCGATCTGATGCGCCGCTGCTTTGCCGCCGCCAATATCAAGACGCTGCTGCTGGACAGCGGCTTTCAGGCGGCGCTCACGCTGGATCTTGGCGAGATGGCGGCGCTATCTTGCGTGCCCGTCTTACACGTGCTGCGGCTGGAAACCTACGTCGAGGAGCTGATCGGCCAGATTCACTCGTTGAGCCAGCTTGAGGAGGCGCTGCGGCTGCGGATTCGTGAGGCGCGGGCGCATGGCACCGTGGCGCTCAAAAGTATCGCCGCCTACCGTGGCGGCTTGCAGGTCGAGCCGCGCAGCGCTGTCGAGGCTGGCGCTACGCTCTCCGAGCTGCGGACGTTATGGGAGCAGACCGGAGCGATTCGTCTAACGCAGCGCCCGCTCATCGAATATCTGCTGTATGTCGCGCTCGAAGAGGCGGCGGCGATCGAGCTGCCGGTGCAGTTTCATGTGGCCTTCGGCGACGACGATGCCGATCTTCGTCTGGCGAATCCGCTTCATTTGCGCCCATTGCTTCACGATCGGCGGCTGCGCGGCGCGCCGATCGTGCTGCTTCACTGCTACCCCTATGTTCGTGAGGCCGGCTATCTTGCCAGCCTCTATGCGAACGTGTATGTCGACGTGTCGCTGAGCGTGCCGTTGACGGGCGCGGGCAGCCGCGCGCGCTTCGCCGAGGCGCTCGAGCTCGCGCCGACCACCAAGGTGCTCTTTGCGACCGATGCCCATTCGATCCCCGAACTGTTCTACATCGCGGCGCTGCATGGACGCCATGCGCTGGCTCACTGCCTGAGCGAGCTGATCGCGCTCGATTACCTGACGAGCGCCGAGGCGGAAGCTATCGCGCAGCAGATTTTGTGGCAGAACGCCAGCCGCCTGTACGGGGTTGCGATCGAGTAG
- a CDS encoding LacI family DNA-binding transcriptional regulator: protein MAPTIKTIARQAGVTHSTVSRALRGDPRVRPETTARIQAIAEELGYTPSRIGRGLKTRRTHTLGLVVSHITDPFLTEVIHGVQDKVLPASYSLFVAATNVDREREAAIVRSFREQRVDGILICSSRLGGLYRTLIAEQRVPIVLINNQGEGQYAYAVAHDDRRAASACVEHLIGLGHRRIGYLGNERGGSANADRLVGYHAALSAAGLSVGSTDVQQAHTGRADASAEAIRPWLEQAPDERPTAICCYNDLLAIGALRALKLAGLHVPGDISLVGFDDIDMAAYIDPPLTTFAQPKHALGYRAAEMMLRLLDRATDSVAPVLLYGDLVVRMSAGRPKDTA from the coding sequence ATGGCCCCGACGATCAAAACAATCGCGCGGCAGGCGGGAGTGACGCACTCCACCGTCTCGCGTGCGCTGCGCGGCGATCCACGGGTACGGCCCGAAACCACCGCGCGCATCCAGGCAATCGCCGAGGAGCTGGGCTACACGCCGAGCCGGATCGGGCGGGGACTCAAGACGCGGCGCACCCACACGCTGGGCCTGGTCGTCTCGCACATCACCGATCCGTTCCTCACCGAGGTGATCCACGGCGTGCAGGACAAGGTCTTGCCCGCGAGCTACAGCCTGTTCGTCGCGGCGACCAACGTCGATCGGGAGCGCGAGGCGGCGATCGTGCGCTCGTTTCGGGAGCAGCGCGTGGACGGCATCCTGATCTGCTCGTCGCGGCTGGGCGGGCTATACCGCACGCTGATCGCCGAGCAGCGCGTGCCGATCGTGCTGATCAACAACCAGGGCGAGGGCCAGTATGCCTACGCTGTGGCCCACGACGACCGCCGCGCCGCGAGCGCGTGCGTCGAGCATCTGATCGGCCTGGGGCACCGGCGGATCGGCTACCTGGGCAACGAGCGCGGCGGCAGCGCCAACGCCGACCGGCTGGTGGGCTATCACGCGGCGCTGAGTGCGGCGGGCTTGTCTGTCGGATCAACCGACGTGCAGCAGGCCCACACGGGCCGGGCCGATGCCAGCGCCGAGGCGATCCGGCCCTGGCTGGAGCAAGCGCCCGATGAGCGACCGACCGCGATCTGCTGCTATAACGATCTGCTGGCGATCGGCGCGCTGCGAGCGCTCAAGCTGGCAGGATTGCACGTGCCCGGCGACATCTCGCTGGTTGGCTTTGACGACATCGACATGGCGGCGTATATCGACCCACCCCTGACGACCTTCGCGCAGCCCAAGCACGCGCTCGGCTACCGGGCGGCGGAGATGATGCTCCGGCTGCTGGATCGAGCGACGGATAGCGTCGCGCCCGTGCTGCTGTACGGCGATCTGGTCGTGCGCATGTCGGCGGGGCGGCCCAAAGATACGGCGTAG
- a CDS encoding glutamine synthetase family protein has product MNVEQILKDVQTAEVRLVRFLYCDNGGIIRGKTTSAARLADRCADGIGLTKAMMAMNAFDRLQTVEGTGAVGEVRLVPDVQSFTVLPYAPHSAVMYCDQLEQDRTPWAACPRSFLRRMEARLAGYGWHLQASFEAEFSLCRREGDGYVPFDETLCFSSIAMALAGPFADDLVAALEAQGLPVEQYYPELGHGQHEISIRHSRALSAADNHLKLRETIRSVALNHGLYASLAPKPFPQQAGNGGHIHFSLWDESGRNVFYDPQAARGLSDTARHFIGGVLTHLPALVAVTCPSVNSYRRLQPQSWSSAYAVYGYDNREAAIRIASPFWSDAHGTTNLELKAADSSCNPYLALGCLIAAGLDGVERQLDPGAEVLVDPGALTDAERQERKIRRLPSSLSTALDEFEDDRVLCDNMGDLLTRTFVAVRRSEAEMFAGEATDDEFSQHFFKY; this is encoded by the coding sequence ATGAACGTTGAGCAGATTCTCAAAGACGTACAGACCGCCGAAGTCCGCCTGGTGCGCTTCCTCTACTGCGATAACGGCGGCATTATTCGCGGCAAGACGACATCCGCCGCCCGTCTCGCGGATCGCTGCGCCGACGGGATCGGGCTGACGAAGGCGATGATGGCGATGAATGCCTTTGATCGGTTGCAGACCGTGGAGGGAACCGGCGCGGTGGGCGAGGTTCGGCTGGTGCCCGACGTACAGAGCTTCACGGTGCTGCCGTACGCGCCGCACAGCGCCGTGATGTACTGCGATCAGCTTGAGCAGGATCGCACGCCGTGGGCCGCGTGTCCCCGCTCGTTCTTACGGCGAATGGAGGCGCGCCTTGCCGGCTATGGCTGGCACTTGCAGGCGTCGTTTGAGGCTGAGTTCTCGCTCTGTCGGCGGGAGGGCGATGGATATGTGCCATTCGACGAGACGCTATGCTTCAGCTCGATCGCGATGGCGCTGGCCGGGCCGTTCGCCGACGATCTGGTTGCGGCGCTGGAGGCGCAGGGCCTGCCTGTGGAGCAGTACTATCCTGAGCTTGGTCACGGCCAGCACGAGATCTCGATCCGCCACAGCCGTGCGCTGTCCGCCGCCGATAACCATCTGAAGCTGCGCGAAACGATCCGCTCGGTCGCGCTGAATCACGGCCTGTACGCCTCGCTTGCGCCGAAGCCTTTTCCGCAGCAGGCAGGCAACGGCGGCCACATCCACTTCAGCCTGTGGGACGAGTCGGGACGCAATGTGTTCTACGATCCCCAGGCGGCGCGCGGCCTCTCCGATACGGCGCGGCACTTTATCGGCGGCGTGTTGACGCATCTGCCCGCGCTGGTCGCCGTGACCTGTCCCAGCGTTAATTCTTACCGCAGGTTGCAGCCCCAGTCGTGGAGCAGCGCGTATGCGGTCTATGGCTACGATAACCGCGAGGCCGCGATTCGCATCGCCTCGCCCTTCTGGAGCGACGCTCACGGCACGACCAATCTTGAGCTTAAGGCGGCGGATAGTAGCTGCAATCCCTATCTCGCGCTGGGCTGCCTGATCGCCGCTGGTCTGGATGGCGTCGAGCGGCAGCTCGATCCGGGCGCTGAGGTGCTGGTCGATCCCGGCGCGCTGACCGACGCTGAGCGCCAGGAGCGCAAGATCCGGCGATTGCCGAGCAGCCTGTCGACGGCGCTGGACGAGTTTGAAGACGATCGGGTGCTGTGCGACAACATGGGCGATCTGCTGACGCGCACCTTTGTTGCGGTTCGGCGGTCGGAGGCGGAGATGTTTGCAGGAGAGGCTACGGATGACGAGTTCAGCCAGCATTTCTTCAAGTACTGA